One Alnus glutinosa chromosome 3, dhAlnGlut1.1, whole genome shotgun sequence genomic region harbors:
- the LOC133862543 gene encoding uncharacterized protein LOC133862543, producing MLEFTVDIILLQKAVAPLAEIADEANIKYSSEGITMMALTTDIIFMGVLKFRSLDLENFFCDLEGTGGVDLKRLYEILCLLARDPEMDPEGEEYISFYARDGDDRIQITFTNRITHTSFPLGIDMTEPEPEPELIHQFELETEYNVVAALPSWDFRGILRLLFALGDRVSVTITDKQVKFSILNVEIALHKERSECIIWGTAEDCPVQLGFDIDHFNPFISASFLTNMVWILHSDNLLALHQLNFPVGAAGNIMLYII from the exons ATGCTCGAGTTCACGGTAGACATAATTTTGCTTCAGAAGGCCGTGGCGCCGCTCGCTGAGATTGCTGATGAAGCCAACATCAAGTACTCATCGGAAGGGATAACGATGATGGCCCTGACCACTGACATCATTTTCATGGGGGTTCTGAAATTCCGCTCATTAGACTTGGAGAACTTTTTCTGCGACCTCGAAGGGACTGGAGGTGTCGATCTCAAGCGCTTATACGAGATCCTGTGCCTGCTTGCACGAGATCCTGAAATGGATCCGGAGGGGGAGGAATACATCAGCTTTTATGCCCGAGATGGGGACGACAGGATCCAAATTACGTTTACGAATCGCA TAACTCACACCAGTTTTCCCCTTGGAATTGATATGACTGAACCTGAACCTGAACCTGAACTAATACACCAGTTTGAGTTAGAAACAGAATACAATGTGGTTGCTGCGCTACCTTCATGGGATTTTAGAGGCATTCTCAGGCTTCTGTTTGCCTTAGGGGACAGAG TTTCTGTAACTATAACAGATAAGCAAGTGAAGTTCTCTATATTGAATGTGGAAATTGCCCTTCACAAAGAG CGTTCGGAATGTATAATTTGGGGAACTGCTGAGGATTGTCCAGTTCAATTGGGCTTTGATATCGATCACTTCAACCCGTTCATTAGTGCGTCATTTCTTACAAACATGGTCTGGATACTCCATTCTGATAATTTGCTTGCGCTTCACCAGCTTAATTTCCCTGTTGGGGCAGCGGGTAACATCATGCTTTACATCATATGA